The following coding sequences lie in one Arachis hypogaea cultivar Tifrunner chromosome 9, arahy.Tifrunner.gnm2.J5K5, whole genome shotgun sequence genomic window:
- the LOC112713068 gene encoding UPF0496 protein At3g49070-like, producing MKNKLIRRIKKLFSCSVCKPSSPNDEASVDVREEYANAFRTESYIEFWTRVLAYPKAQNSSSTSARLPSYRLFAEHLLDPDQPTVTWALNKVQNRPTIHALLSDYFAHTSNASLLCSHLLKDIDRVRVKYQSLKTILQCVANNQDHNTTTLSLIMAQLTEFSNSLNPFAQSSPSSCLVRAAQCQCSELSKRLESSRDKVRANLQMMARLKGGSACLLVAITASLMVIVITHGLVLLVATPSLIGIMDLVKVASESKLKKVMAQVDAAAKGTYIVNKDLETTGRLVARLNDELEYMRTTVKFWLERKDDKIQADGEVVRLLKQNQCNFSDQLDELEEHLYLCFMTINRTRDLVLKKIIHSA from the exons ATGAAGAATAAATTGATTCGACGGATCAAAAAATTGTTTTCATGTTCTG TGTGTAAGCCAAGTTCTCCAAATGATGAAGCTTCTGTGGATGTGCGTGAGGAATATGCTAATGCATTCCGTACGGAATCATACATAGAATTTTGGACACGTGTCCTTGCATATCCCAAAGCCCAAAACTCCTCTTCGACTTCGGCCCGTCTCCCCTCTTACCGTCTATTTGCCGAGCACCTCTTGGATCCTGATCAGCCCACTGTTACATGGGCCTTAAACAAAGTCCAAAATAGGCCCACTATCCATGCTCTTTTGTCGGACTACTTTGCCCATACTTCCAACGCCTCTCTACTTTGCAGCCATTTATTGAAAGACATTGATCGTGTGCGGGTTAAGTATCAATCACTTAAGACCATTCTTCAATGTGTTGCAAATAATCAAGATCATAATACAACTACTTTATCATTAATAATGGCTCAATTAACAGAATTCTCcaactcactaaacccctttgcCCAATCAAGCCCATCTTCATGTTTGGTTCGGGCGGCCCAATGCCAATGCTCCGAATTGTCAAAACGGCTTGAGTCGAGCCGTGACAAAGTGAGAGCCAATCTGCAAATGATGGCTAGGCTAAAAGGCGGCTCTGCTTGTCTTCTGGTGGCTATAACGGCTTCACTCATGGTGATTGTTATTACTCATGGACTTGTTTTGCTTGTGGCTACACCTAGTTTGATAGGAATAATGGACTTGGTAAAAGTGGCTTCAGAAAGCAAGCTGAAGAAGGTCATGGCTCAAGTCGATGCAGCCGCAAAAGGAACTTACATTGTGAACAAGGACTTGGAGACCACGGGTCGGCTTGTGGCTCGGCTCAATGATGAGCTGGAGTACATGAGGACAACAGTGAAGTTTTGGCTCGAGAGGAAAGATGATAAAATTCAAGCTGATGGAGAAGTGGTACGCCTGCTAAAGCAGAACCAATGTAATTTTAGTGATCAATTGGATGAATTGGAGGAGCATTTGTATTTATGTTTCATGACCATTAATAGAACTAGAGACCTTGTGCTGAAAAAGATCATTCATTCTGCTTGA